The following proteins come from a genomic window of Megalops cyprinoides isolate fMegCyp1 chromosome 6, fMegCyp1.pri, whole genome shotgun sequence:
- the gcnt7 gene encoding beta-1,3-galactosyl-O-glycosyl-glycoprotein beta-1,6-N-acetylglucosaminyltransferase 7 has protein sequence MLQLEGTKCSFLFCLGICVLICSAIYLKANILSAPATQQSFVSCRPFPQYCTALLHRGEDTEWQRRDCLAEGYFLSGQLNCSRMVKELHFITSPLSREEEEYPLAFIITIHKELEMFARLFRAVYAPQNVYCIHVDEKCPLQYKTAVLRIAACFPNVFLSSVSEKVTYAGFSRLKADINCMRDLVKSPVRWKRVINLCGQDFPIKSNLELVRYMQSNKWRDRNMTPGVKQPSSMRYRTQTQHREIRGSYVAPRGKGHKKGPPPHKVQIYFGTAYYSLTRPFVDFVLQSQVARDLLEWSKDTYSPDEHYWVTLNHIKDAPGSHINGGWEGDIRAIKWKDQEGTSHNGCKGYYIRDICIYGLEDLQWIIDKNSMFANKFEAKTSPEALDCLEQWHRQKVLQQAEVPIQPDWQLAIETNKVPNASTGPS, from the exons ATGCTCCAGCTTGAAGGCACTAAGTGCAGTTTCCTCTTCTGCCTGGGAATCTGTGTTCTCATCTGCTCTGCCATTTACTTGAAGGCCAACATCTTGAGCGCACCCGCCACTCAGCAAAGCTTTGTCAGCTGCAGACCTTTCCCCCAGTACTGCACCGCACTCTTGCACAGGGGAGAAGACACAGAATGGCAGCGGAGGGACTGCCTGGCGGAGGGCTACTTTCTGTCCGGCCAGCTGAACTGCTCCCGCATGGTGAAGGAGCTTCACTTCATCACCAGCCCGCTGagcagggaggaagaggagtacCCCCTGGCCTTCATCATCACCATACACAAAGAGCTGGAGATGTTCGCGAGGCTCTTCAGGGCCGTCTACGCCCCTCAGAATGTGTACTGCATCCACGTCGATGAGAAGTGCCCGCTCCAGTACAAAACCGCCGTCCTGCGCATCGCTGCTTGCTTCCCCAACGTGTTCCTGTCCTCGGTGAGTGAGAAGGTGACGTACGCCGGCTTCTCACGCCTAAAGGCCGACATCAACTGCATGAGGGACTTGGTGAAGTCCCCCGTCCGCTGGAAGAGAGTCATTAACCTGTGCGGCCAGGACTTCCCGATCAAGAGCAACCTGGAGCTGGTGCGGTACATGCAGAGCAATAAGTGGAGGGACAGGAACATGACGCCGGGCGTAAAGCAGCCGTCCTCGATGAGGTaccgcacacagacacagcacagggagaTCAGGGGCTCCTACGTAGCTCCCAGAGGCAAAGGGCACAAGAAAGGCCCTCCGCCACACAAAGTGCAGATCTACTTCGGAACGGCCTACTACTCCCTGACCAGGCCATTTGTGGACTTTGTGCTGCAAAGTCAAGTGGCCAGAGACCTACTGGAGTGGTCCAAAGACACCTACAGTCCCGATGAACACTACTGGGTAACGCTGAATCACATAAAAG ATGCACCAGGAAGTCACATAAATGGAGGCTGGGAAGGGGATATTCGGGCAATAAAATGGAAAGATCAAGAAGGAACTTCACACAACGGGTGTAAAG GATATTACATCAGGGATATCTGCATCTATGGACTTGAGGATCTGCAGTGGATCATTGACAAGAACAGCATGTTTGCCAACAAGTTTGAGGCAAAGACCTCCCCTGAGGCCTTAGACTGCTTGGAACAGTGGCACCGCCAGAAAGTTCTCCAGCAAGCAGAGGTTCCTATTCAGCCAGACTGGCAACTTGCTATTGAGACTAACAAGGTCCCAAATGCCTCGACAGGGCCTTCTTAG
- the tfap2c gene encoding transcription factor AP-2 gamma isoform X2, producing the protein MLWKLADNVKYEDDCEERHDGSSNGNPRLPHLPAVSQHLYSPAPSLSHSGSSDFQPPYFPPPYQPISYPQSSDPYSHLSDPFNINSIHQSPSTNQQQSWPGRQSQEGIGAHGRSGLASQILGLEGGSPGVRREGFRRPELMPPHVHSIDSSVIGDNLGLHEMGHGLDDVQHVDDHSIIMADQTVIKKGPVSLPKGNALGLPYQKESLLGMVSNPTEVFCSVPGRLSLLSSTSKYKVTVAEVQRRLSPPECLNASLLGGVLRRAKSKNGGRSLREKLDKIGLNLPAGRRKAANVTLLTALVEGEAVHLARDFGYVCETEFPAKAVAEYLGRPHVERNEINSRKNMLLAAKQICKEFTDLLTQDRSPLGNSRPAPILEPGIQGCLTHFSLITHGFGSPAICAAMTSLQNYLNEALKQVDKMYLSSGGETQGSSDSGSKASDKMEKHRK; encoded by the exons ATGTTGTGGAAGCTAGCAGATAACGTGAAGTACGAGGATGATTGCGAG gaaagaCACGACGGCAGCAGCAATGGTAACCCTCGACTGCCGCACCTGCCTGCGGTGAGCCAGCACCTCTATAGCccggctccctctctctcgcactcAGGCAGCTCCGATTTCCAGCCACCTTACTTTCCGCCTCCTTACCAACCGATATCATACCCCCAGTCCAGCGACCCTTACTCCCACCTGAGCGACCCTTTCAACATCAACTCGATACACCAGTCCCCCTCGACCAACCAACAGCAATCCTGGCCCGGCCGTCAAAGTCAAGAGGGAATCGGAGCCCACGGTCGCAGCGGCTTAGCCAGTCAAATACTTGGACTCGAAGGCGGTTCGCCTGGGGTGCGAAGAGAGGGTTTTCGCCGACCAGAGCTAATGCCCCCACACGTTCACAGCATTGACTCGTCCGTTATTGGGGATAATTTAGGATTGCACGAGATGGGTCACGGCTTGGACGATGTGCAG CACGTTGATGATCACAGTATTATCATGGCAGACCAGACAGTCATTAAAAAAG GTCCCGTGTCTCTTCCCAAGGGGAACGCACTGGGTCTGCCCTACCAGAAGGAGTCCCTCCTGGGCATGGTGTCCAACCCAACAGAGGTCTTCTGCTCAGTGCCCGGGCGGCTCTCGCTGCTCAGCTCCACGTCGAAGTACAAGGTGACGGTGGCCGAGGTTCAGCGTCGTCTGTCCCCTCCGGAGTGTCTCAACGCCTCTCTTCTGGGCGGAGTCCTGCGCAG AGCGAAGTCCAAAAATGGTGGCCGGTCTTTGAGAGAGAAGCTGGACAAGATTGGGCTTAACCTTCCCGCGGGACGGAGGAAGGCTGCTAACGTCACCTTGCTGACCGCGTTGGTGGAAG GTGAGGCAGTCCACCTGGCCAGAGATTTTGgctatgtgtgtgagactgagttTCCAGCAAAGGCTGTTGCTGAATATCTGGGTCGACCGCACGTAGAACGCAATGAGATCAACTCCCGCAAGAACATGCTTCTTGCTGCCAA GCAAATCTGTAAGGAGTTCACAGACCTGCTGACTCAGGACCGCTCTCCGCTGGGGAACTCACGGCCGGCGCCCATCCTGGAGCCGGGCATACAGGGCTGCCTCACCCACTTCAGCCTCATCACCCACGGCTTCGGCAGCCCCGCCATCTGTGCTGCCATGACCTCCCTGCAGAACTACCTGAACGAGGCCCTCAAGCAGGTGGACAAAATGTACCTGAGCTCCGGCGGCGAGACGCAGGGTTCCTCTGACAGCGGCAGCAAGGCATCCGATAAAATGGAGAAGCACCGGAAATGA
- the tfap2c gene encoding transcription factor AP-2 gamma isoform X1, which translates to MLWKLADNVKYEDDCEERHDGSSNGNPRLPHLPAVSQHLYSPAPSLSHSGSSDFQPPYFPPPYQPISYPQSSDPYSHLSDPFNINSIHQSPSTNQQQSWPGRQSQEGIGAHGRSGLASQILGLEGGSPGVRREGFRRPELMPPHVHSIDSSVIGDNLGLHEMGHGLDDVQHVDDHSIIMADQTVIKKVLGLRSGRSHDRLQRTYFEGGFLAGEDEGPVSLPKGNALGLPYQKESLLGMVSNPTEVFCSVPGRLSLLSSTSKYKVTVAEVQRRLSPPECLNASLLGGVLRRAKSKNGGRSLREKLDKIGLNLPAGRRKAANVTLLTALVEGEAVHLARDFGYVCETEFPAKAVAEYLGRPHVERNEINSRKNMLLAAKQICKEFTDLLTQDRSPLGNSRPAPILEPGIQGCLTHFSLITHGFGSPAICAAMTSLQNYLNEALKQVDKMYLSSGGETQGSSDSGSKASDKMEKHRK; encoded by the exons ATGTTGTGGAAGCTAGCAGATAACGTGAAGTACGAGGATGATTGCGAG gaaagaCACGACGGCAGCAGCAATGGTAACCCTCGACTGCCGCACCTGCCTGCGGTGAGCCAGCACCTCTATAGCccggctccctctctctcgcactcAGGCAGCTCCGATTTCCAGCCACCTTACTTTCCGCCTCCTTACCAACCGATATCATACCCCCAGTCCAGCGACCCTTACTCCCACCTGAGCGACCCTTTCAACATCAACTCGATACACCAGTCCCCCTCGACCAACCAACAGCAATCCTGGCCCGGCCGTCAAAGTCAAGAGGGAATCGGAGCCCACGGTCGCAGCGGCTTAGCCAGTCAAATACTTGGACTCGAAGGCGGTTCGCCTGGGGTGCGAAGAGAGGGTTTTCGCCGACCAGAGCTAATGCCCCCACACGTTCACAGCATTGACTCGTCCGTTATTGGGGATAATTTAGGATTGCACGAGATGGGTCACGGCTTGGACGATGTGCAG CACGTTGATGATCACAGTATTATCATGGCAGACCAGACAGTCATTAAAAAAG TATTAGGACTCCGAAGTGGTAGGAGCCATGATCGCTTACAGAGGACTTATTTTGAGGGTGGCTTTCTTGCGGGTGAGGATGAAG GTCCCGTGTCTCTTCCCAAGGGGAACGCACTGGGTCTGCCCTACCAGAAGGAGTCCCTCCTGGGCATGGTGTCCAACCCAACAGAGGTCTTCTGCTCAGTGCCCGGGCGGCTCTCGCTGCTCAGCTCCACGTCGAAGTACAAGGTGACGGTGGCCGAGGTTCAGCGTCGTCTGTCCCCTCCGGAGTGTCTCAACGCCTCTCTTCTGGGCGGAGTCCTGCGCAG AGCGAAGTCCAAAAATGGTGGCCGGTCTTTGAGAGAGAAGCTGGACAAGATTGGGCTTAACCTTCCCGCGGGACGGAGGAAGGCTGCTAACGTCACCTTGCTGACCGCGTTGGTGGAAG GTGAGGCAGTCCACCTGGCCAGAGATTTTGgctatgtgtgtgagactgagttTCCAGCAAAGGCTGTTGCTGAATATCTGGGTCGACCGCACGTAGAACGCAATGAGATCAACTCCCGCAAGAACATGCTTCTTGCTGCCAA GCAAATCTGTAAGGAGTTCACAGACCTGCTGACTCAGGACCGCTCTCCGCTGGGGAACTCACGGCCGGCGCCCATCCTGGAGCCGGGCATACAGGGCTGCCTCACCCACTTCAGCCTCATCACCCACGGCTTCGGCAGCCCCGCCATCTGTGCTGCCATGACCTCCCTGCAGAACTACCTGAACGAGGCCCTCAAGCAGGTGGACAAAATGTACCTGAGCTCCGGCGGCGAGACGCAGGGTTCCTCTGACAGCGGCAGCAAGGCATCCGATAAAATGGAGAAGCACCGGAAATGA